One part of the bacterium genome encodes these proteins:
- a CDS encoding single-stranded DNA-binding protein, with amino-acid sequence MRGIATFTFLGRIAKDPSMKTLLNGQKRLQVVAAANIPYLKNDKWEEDTTWVTFAWFGDFAVKMADRLRKGMWVHVVGEIRSSIEEIDGKRITRYNFRPKQVVPFEVVTQAIRDQLGGDVPEGDGGSDD; translated from the coding sequence ATGCGCGGAATCGCAACGTTCACATTTCTCGGGCGGATCGCCAAAGATCCGTCGATGAAGACGCTTCTAAACGGGCAGAAGCGGCTCCAGGTCGTTGCTGCCGCGAACATCCCCTACTTGAAGAACGACAAGTGGGAGGAGGACACGACCTGGGTGACGTTCGCGTGGTTCGGGGACTTCGCCGTGAAGATGGCCGACAGGCTGCGCAAGGGGATGTGGGTCCACGTTGTGGGCGAGATCCGATCCTCGATCGAGGAGATCGACGGCAAGCGAATCACTCGGTACAACTTCCGGCCCAAGCAGGTGGTGCCGTTCGAGGTCGTTACGCAGGCGATTCGAGATCAGCTCGGGGGCGATGTTCCGGAGGGAGACGGAGGAAGCGATGACTGA